From Arachis duranensis cultivar V14167 unplaced genomic scaffold, aradu.V14167.gnm2.J7QH unplaced_Scaffold_137637, whole genome shotgun sequence, one genomic window encodes:
- the LOC107472510 gene encoding uncharacterized protein LOC107472510: MLNSVRRNTVIKNSVIIPLYENDMKEREKEKKNMTMDRGSESSSESPTRELKVISIECLRATSKSDEWSAADVLQSGDIVEEIRIGSSAGSLVRFRQPFKNGRTGLNKILHDAYKKKETSVLVRVRRGPHEFVELQACVVPGDSSSGKKNYFLRSIADANYVVGFLDTTESECYRLQGSRASRMVSALTRSKAQDGYVSYPWEKKMQEMLSVPNSGNFISMLFLPKASDRVASRYHDVEDTLARANAWLNAAQASGVPLVFMNIQTESLLTKISGEK; this comes from the exons ATGTTGAACAGTGTAAGAAGAAACACTGTGATAAAAAATTCAGTCATTATACCCTTATATGAAAATGAtatgaaagagagagagaaagagaagaaaaacatgACCATGGATCGAGGCTCAGAGAGCAGTTCAGAGTCACCAACAAGGGAGTTGAAAGTTATCTCCATAGAGTGTTTACGAGCAACTTCAAAATCCGATGAATGGAGCGCCGCCGACGTGCTTCAAAGCGGCGATATAGTAGAGGAGATCCGGATTGGCTCATCGGCCGGTTCCTTGGTCCGGTTCAGGCAACCCTTCAAGAACGGTCGGACCGGACTCAACAAGATCCTTCATGATGCATACAAGAAGAAGGAGACGTCCGTCCTTGTAAGAGTCCGACGTGGACCTCATGAGTTCGTTGAGCTGCAGGCCTGCGTCGTCCCCGGAGACTCCTCCTCCGGCAAGAAGAACTACTTCTTGAGGTCCATCGCCGATGCCAATTACGTCGTTGGCTTCTTGGACACAACCGAAAGTGAATGCTACCGCTTACAAG GTTCAAGGGCGAGTAGGATGGTAAGTGCACTAACAAGAAGTAAGGCACAAGATGGATATGTATCATATCCATGGGAGAAGAAGATGCAGGAGATGCTTTCAGTTCCCAATTCTGGCAACTTCATCTCCATGTTATTTCTTCCCAAAGCTTCCGACCGAGTGGCGTCTCGCTACCACGACGTGGAGGACACTCTAGCGAGGGCAAATGCATGGCTTAATGCAGCTCAAGCTTCAGGGGTTCCTCTTGTCTTTATGAACATCCAAACTGAGTCACTACTCACTAAG ATATCTGGAGAGAAATAA